GTTAATCCGGATCCCTGTTTTTAGGCAGATGTATTTTGACGGGAAGCCTTTTACCTTTCAGGAAATTACAAGACCAGTCACTTTCATAAACATGTTACATGTTCTTTCCCCTCACTTCCGTATTCTGTATGTTACCTTATTGACTTCCAAAATTTCCCTCCTTTCTTCGCTCGCATACCGCAGCTGACTGGCCGGGCCACGGTCCTCATTCTTCCAGTAGTCGTCTTCTATGTAGGGGATTAGTTGCTACAaagaaaggataaaaaaaaaggagCATGAGGTCTAAAGTAACGTACACAAAACATAATGGGGTCTAACACCCAGTGTACACAAAACATGATGGGGGTCTAACACCCAGTGTACACAATACATAATGGGCTCTAACACCCAGTGTACACAATACATAATGGGCTCTAACACCCAGTGTACACAATACATAATGGGCTCTAACACCCAGTGTACACAATACATAATGGGCTCTAACACCCAGTGTACACAATACATAATGGGCTCTAACACCCAGTGTACACAATACATAATGGGCTCTAACACCCAGTGTACACAATACATAATGGGCTCTAACACCCAGTGTACACAATACATAATGGGCTCTAACACCCAGTGTACACAATACATAATGGGCTCTAACACCCAGTGTACACAACACATAAAAGGCTCTAACACCCAGTGTACACAATACATAATGGGCTCTAACACCCAGTGTACACAATACATAATGGGGTCTAACACCCAGTGTACACAATACATAATGGGCTCTAACACCCAGTGTACACAATACATAATGGGGCTAACACCCAGTGTACACAATACATAATggggcagtgctccagactaaaaaaaatacctagtagccattggctcctgaactgaaaaatttaggagccaaattaagtttttagtcgccaaatcgaaaccgaatcaaaatttgggGATCGTGACAACGCTATGCCGATCAGattggcgtagggttgtttcgataccaaaattttgattcgctttcgtcaccataaaataGTATTGCGATAATCAATACTACgcaaaaaaatttttataaataaaaaaaagcagcgtgcattttgcattttaggaaacgttcggcccataatagaacagtcctttaCTATTTTTTTaaggtgacaaggtgacaaaaaaatggcgaatcagattggtttttattaaattatttctgttacggcgctcaccgcataggagatattttttaataatttaatagtttggactttttctataccggaaaagaactgatcagttttatccccatgcattccgaatggagagtaatccgttcaggatgcatcaggatgtcttcagttcagtcgttttgactgatcaggcaaaagagaaaaccgtagcatgctacggtttttatctctggcgaaaaaaactgaagacatgccttaatgccggatccgtaaaaatgtgtaaaaagatacaagacggatccgtctgtccgcattacaagcggagagatggattcgttcttgcaatgcatttgtgagatggatctgcatccgaatgcgtctcacaaatgctttcagtcacatgcagatcggcggatccggcaggcagttccaacgacggaactgcttgccggatcacactgccgcaagtgtgaaagtagccttaggcccctttcacatgggcgagatttctgcgcgggtgcaatgcgtgaggtgaacgcattgcacccgcactaaatcccaacccattcatttctatggggctgtgcacatgagcggtgattttcacgcatcacttgtgcattgcgtgaaaatcgcagcaagctctattttgtacgtttttcacgcaacggaggccccatagaagtgaatggggctgtgtaaaaatcgcaagcatccgcaagcaagtgcggatgcggtgcaattttcacgcatggttataagggaaaataatagccttctttaatacagaatgcttagtagaaggtcaattgagggttaaaaaataaaaataaaattaactcacctcttcCAATTGATcgagtagctgccggtctcctcttctttcttcaggacctgtggtgacatcactgtgctcatcacatggtacatcaccatggtaatgggccatgtgatgagctcagtgatgtcaccacaggtcctttgacaggtcctgaagaaagaagaggagatcggcagctacgcgatcaattggaggaggcgagttaatttatttatttaaccctcattagcactgcgccaccaatgtttattatactgggagggggggcgcactgtgccaccaatgaagataactgacctgttaatacaaatgcaggaggcgggtgccggaatcaaatagccggcacccgacctctatgacagggagctgcgatccgctgcagttaacccctcaggtgcagtacctgaggggttaactgccgctgatcgcagctccctgtcatagaggtcgggtgccggctttttgattccggcacccgcctcctgcatttgtattaacaggtcagtaatcttcattggtggcgcagtggccacagcccctcccctccttgtCCCATCCCTCTACCTATTGgcggcggcagcacagggggagggagagactccttctccactgcgctgctgagaagaacatcagcggcggggcagagaactatcagctcctgtgtgCCCCGCAGTGTATTCAAAGGCAGAGCTGCGGctgcgggtctagtcgcaaatggcgacaagactaaaaagtcctgtcgcctatttgtaaattctaagtcgcattggcgaccattttggtcgccatctggagccctgtggggtccgacacccagtgtCCACAAGACATAATggggtctaaggctactttcacacttgcgttcggggttccgcttgcgagttccgtttgaaggctctcacaagcggccccaaacgcatccgtccagccctaatgcattctgagtggatgcggatccgctcagaatgcatcagtctggcaccgtttgtcctccgctccgctcagcaggcggacacccgaacgcaacttgcagctttcgggtgtccgcctggccgtgtggaggcaaacggatccgtccagacttacaatgtaagtcaatggggacggatccgtttgaatttgacacaatatggctcaattttaaactgatctgtcccccattgactttcaatgtaaactctggacggatccgtctgagcaactttcacacttacaatgttttctaaactataatgcagacggatccgctctgaacgcaagtgtgaaagtagcccaacaccCAGTGTACACAATACataatggggtccaacacccagtgtACACAATACataatggggtccaacacccagtgtACACAATACataatggggtccaacacccagtgtACAACAATACATAATGGGGTCCACAACCCAGTGTACACAATACATAATGGAGTCCAAACACCCAGTGTCGACACATACATAATGGAGTTCCAAACACCCGTGTACACAATACCTAAGGGGTCCACACCCAGTGTACACAATACataatggggtccaacacccagtttACACAATACATAATGGGGTCCAACACCAGTGTACACAATACTAATGGGGGTCCAACAACCCAGTGTACACAATACataatggggtccaacacccagggtACACAATACATAATGGGGGGCCAACACCCAAGTGTACACAATACATAATGGGAGTCCAACACCCAGTGATACACATACataatggggtccaacacccagtgtACACAATACataatggggtccaacacccagtgtACACAATACataatggggtccaacacccagtgtACACAATACataatggggtccaacacccagtgtACACAATACataatggggtccaacacccagtgtACACAATACataatggggtccaacacccagtgtACACAATACataatggggtccaacacccagtgtACACAATACataatggggtccaacacccagtgtACACAATACataatggggtccaacacccagtgtACACAATACataatggggtccaacacccagtgtACACAATACataatggggtccaacacccagtgtACACAATACataatggggtccaacacccagtgtACACAATACataatggggtccaacacccagtgtACACAATACataatggggtccaacacccagtgtACACAATACataatggggtccaacacccagtgtACACAATACataatggggtccaacacccagtgtACACAATACataatggggtccaacacccagtgtACCACAATACtaatggggtccaacacccagtgtACACAATACATAATGGGGTCCAACACTCTGTACACAATACAtaatgggggtccaacacccagtgtACACAATACataatggggtccaacacccagtgtACACAATACataatggggtccaacacccagtgtACACAATACATAATGGGGTCCAACACTCTGTACACAATACATAATGGGGTCCAACACTCTGTACACAATACATAATGGGGTCCAACACTCTGTACACAATACATAATGGGGTCTAACACCCAGTGTACACAATACATAATGGGCTCTAACACCCAGTGTACACAATACATAATGGGGTCCAACACCTAGTGTACACAATACataatggggtccaacacccagtgtACACAATACATAATGGGGTCCAACACTCTGTACACAATGGGGTCTAACACCCAGTGTACACAATACATAATGGGGTCTAACACCCAGTGTACACAATACATAATGGGGTCTAACACCCAGTGTACACAATACATAATGGGGTCTAACACCCAGTGTACACAATACATAATGGGGTCTAAGCTTGTATTACACCGGCAGTCCAATACTGCCGCTGATTacccaaatgcttgttcatccaGCATGCTGGAAGATCACCATTTGCTGGTGGCAAATAACTAgttagtatggggacgagcgatggcatagcgatcgctcctccccatgctgtggagaaGATCGGTGcctgtaatagcagcggtctcctccactagcgagcaggccattgctgggagggaacgccttcctgacaatcgcctgagGAATCAActagtgtaatacagccttaacgctatatacacagtacaaagcagggagggagggggcggcaCATCTAGACCAACGCCGCTGGAAAGGGATGCTACATGATCCAAAGCATGAGATCAAGTAATCCAAGTCCATCTAGGACACTGACatctgggacctgcacccatcTCCAGAATAGCTCCCCCATGAGTGGTGGCgggctctccttcacttcgggggCCCTGTTCTCTACATAGGAGCGGGTCACTGAGGTGGAACCCACAtctatctgacactgatggcatatcaatgtcccagatgggaaaaacccctttaaaaaaaaaaaaaaaagtttaaacatttttcttttcaataaaaattattttatttttattttaaaacagtatcataaatatatatatatattcggttCTGCAGTAATCATACCAGCAGtttcagattattatttttttgccatcctCCATCAAAAAGTATTTATATTGGTGGGTTGTTATGCAGAAGGAGAGATACTCTCACAGATGAGGCTCGTGAAtgggttcttaaaggggtttgccaaGAGTTTTATTTTACTGAtgctggacaggtcatcagtatccgattggtgggggtctgacaccagggacccccgccgatctgctgtttgagaaggcagcgccgcctcagcttaccaagcacagcgccctacatcgtatagcagctgtgcctggtatcacgctcagccccattcacttctatagggctgacccgctcctaggccatgtgaccaatgaacgtgacatcacttccTTCTCAAACAGGAAGTGGCAGACCCCCACAAATCAAATACTGATGAATACTAggtaatcagtaaaaaaaaaaaattattggaaaacccctttgaggcTGGTTCCCCACTTTTATTTACAGATGTTAGCCGTCTATGGGAATTTTGAGAAGCAGGAcacacacagttttttgttttttttattacactgctttgtttttgtgtttgtggCATTTTTTACAACCACAGCATGATCTAACAATGGCGTTTTTTCAtagagacatttaaaaaaaatgcataaaaggaTCAAAATGATCTACATCTTTCTTTGCGGAAGCGTCTGGAGGACCTCTTACACAACAGATGTTTGGGAGTCCCGTTGAAACTGGTGGGTTTGGCTgacattaaagggttattctcatctgagacaatgggggcatatcgctaggataggtgcgggtccttcCTCCGGGACCCTCACCTACACCGATAACGGAGTgggccaaagtggtggctggaggactttggttccggccaccaccaagcactctccccatagaagtgaatgggagcacaccgcgcatgaCCCGccgccgctcccattcacttcgggGCTCCATTTAGGAGATAGGTGCTGGACccgtacctatcagacaatgggggcatagacacaacaacccctttaatctaatcTCTATGGCCACCATTTTCAGTTCATGTGAGAAGACGCCGAGCACCTACCTCCACTGACATGGGCTCCAGTCCGGCGCAGTTCTCATTGCACTTGTCATACACCAACCTCAGTTTCCGGAAGAGGACGGAGAGCTGCCGCAGGTGTTCCTGGAGCTTCCCCAGCCGGTCCTGGTAGGTTCCCATATGGTAGCTGACACCATTAGGGAGCTGTAAGAGAGGAGCGGGGATTATCAATATGGCGGCCATCAGGTCGGAGGCTTCAATCCCCTCAAAACCTGAATGTTCGGGGAAGGTTGAGACACATGGACGGAGTTTCGGTAGGACACAGTAAAACCACTTTTAAGGGGGCGTCTACAATTTGGACCCCAGCTCCCCTCCAAGCAGCTGTGAGGCGGCGTCCATAAGGATGTGAGGTCATGTCACTGCGCAGTGCAATGGAGGCCGCCGGGAGGTGTCACAGCCATGGAGGTCTACACGACCAACAGCGAGTACAGGAAAAGAACTGGCGCTGGACGATCAGACGCTCACTGTGGGAAGGCATTCTGGACTATCAGATGCTGGATTAAAGGATGTTGACTACATATTGGAAGGTCCGGCCAAATCTTTGGTAAAACCCTTGTAGAAACACCAGTGATGGGCAGAACTGTATAAAGAGTGCGGTCCCCTTTAAGGGGGGGGCACTGACAATTGGGGCCCCTGCACACGGACACTACAGGGGCCCGTAGGGCACACACCTGCATGTTCCGCAGCAGCTGGAAGATCTCCATGGTCCTGAACACGATGTCCTGCACAGTCTCCTGCCCGATCCGGCACAGCGTCGCCGTGTTCACCTCCCGGGTGgctgcggcggcggcggcggcggcggctgcAGGAGGACCGGGGAACCCACCGGGGGCTGCAGCGGCTCCGGGCATGCCGGGCCCTGATAACGGCGGCGTGGACATGGTGGCAGGAGAATACCAGCAGTAATCAGCCCGAAGTGCCGGTAACCGGATACAACGCAGCTACGGCACTGCTCCGTGACCTTCCTAACATGGCGGCTTCCTCCGACTCATTTTATTGTTTTGCCCTCCCAATATGGCGTGATGACAGTCACAAGATGGCGCTTTCAACACATCTTCCAGCCGCAACATGTCGCCTGGAGGCGGAAGTACTGTGTGTATGAGAAGATACTGGAGGCGGAAGTGTGTGTGTAAGAGGATGCTGGAGGCGGAAGTGTGTATATAACAGGATAATGGAGGCGGAAGTGTGTTGTAAGAGGATGCTGGAGGCGGAAGTGTGTATATAAGAGGATACTGGAGGCGGAAGTGTGTATATAAGAGGATACTGGAGGCGGAAGTGTGTATATAAGAGGatactggaggtggaagtgtgtgTGTATAAGAGGATACTGGAGGCAGAAGTGTGTATATAAGAGGATACTAGAGGTGGAAGTGTGTATATAAGAGGATACTAGAAGCGGAAGTGTGTATATAAATTACACTGGAGGCAGAAGTGTGTGTATAAGAGGATACTGGAGGCAGAAGTGTGTATATAAGAGGATACTAGAGGTGGAAGTGTGTATATAAGAGGATACTAGAAGCGGAAGTGTGTATATAAATGACACTGGAGGCAGAAGTGTGTGTATAAGAGGATACTAGAGGTGGAAGTGTGTATATTAGAGGATACTAGAGGTGGAAGTGTGTATATAAGAGGATACTAGAGGCGGAAGTGTGTATATAAGAGGATACTAGATGTGGAAGTGTGTATATAAGAGGATACTAGAGGCGGAAGTGTGTATATAAATTACACTGGAGGCAGAAGTATGTGTATAAGAGGATACTAGAGGTGGAAGTGTGTGTATAAGAGGATACTAGAGGCGGAAGTGTGTATATAAATTACACTGGAGGCAGAAGTGTGTGTATAAGAGGATACTAGAGGTGGAAGTGTGTGTATAAGAGGATACTAGAGGCGGAAGTGTGTATATTAGAGGATACTAGAGGCGGAAGTGTGTATAAAAGAGGATACTAGAAGCGGAAGTGTGTGTATAAATGACACTGGAGGCAGAAGTGTGTGTATAAGAGGATACTAGAGATGGAAGTGTGTGTATAAGAGGATACTAGAGGCGGAAGTGTGTATATTAGAGGATACTAGAGGTGGAAGTGTGTATATTAGAGGATACTAGAGGCGGAAGTGTGTATAAAAGAGGATACTAGAAGCGGAAGTGTGTATATAAATGACACTGGAGGCAGAAGTGTGTGTATAAGAGGACACTTGGTGCGGAAGTGTGTATATAAGAGGATACTGGAGGCAGGAGTGTTTATATAAGAGGATAATAGAGGCGCAAGTGTGTATATAAATTACACTGGAGGCAGAAGTGTGTGTATAAGAGGATACTAGAGGTGGAAGTGTGTGTATAAGAGGATACTAGAGGCGGAAGTGTGTATATAAATTACACTGGAGGCAGAAGTGTGTGTATAAGAGGATACTAGAGGTGGAAGTGTGTATATTAGAGGATACTAGAGGCGGAAGTGTGTATATAAGAGGATACTAGAGGCGGAAGTGTGTATATAAGAGGATACTAGAGGTGGAAGTGTGTATATAAGAGGATACTAGAGGCGGAAGTGTGTATATAAATTACACTGGAGGCAGAAGTGTGTGTATAAGAGGATACTAGAGGTGGAAGTGTGTGTATAAGAGGATACTAGAGGCGGAAGTGTGTATATAAATTACACTGGAGGCAGAAGTGTGTGTATAAGAGGATACTAGAGGTGGAAGTGTGTATATTAGAGGATACTAGAGGCAGAAGTGTGTATATAAGAGGATACTAGAGGCGGAAGTGTGTGTATAAGAGGATACTAGAGGTGGAAGTGTGTATAT
This sequence is a window from Bufo gargarizans isolate SCDJY-AF-19 chromosome 5, ASM1485885v1, whole genome shotgun sequence. Protein-coding genes within it:
- the MED30 gene encoding mediator of RNA polymerase II transcription subunit 30 is translated as MSTPPLSGPGMPGAAAAPGGFPGPPAAAAAAAAAATREVNTATLCRIGQETVQDIVFRTMEIFQLLRNMQLPNGVSYHMGTYQDRLGKLQEHLRQLSVLFRKLRLVYDKCNENCAGLEPMSVEQLIPYIEDDYWKNEDRGPASQLRYASEERREILEVNKKLKQKNQQLKQIMDQLRNLIWDINAMLAMRN